The DNA region CAAAAACTTCTCTCTTAATAGTATGTTTTAGAGCAGAATGGCCTCTTTTGGTACCGTGACCATTTAATGATTGATAATACTTAACACTTGTTGTCCGACACAGGGTCATAAAAAATTAGTGTTCAATATCTACTGGTCACCAAATGAACCTGACCAAAAATTATGAGTAGTAACCAAAGaaaccaaattttgttttgcattcGTCTTTAAATTTTAAGTACAGCCGACCTCTACATGTAGCTCAATTCAAATTCTCCGAAGGTAAGctgaaaattcaaaacagtttGTTATGGCATACTTTTATTAGCGAGATAAATTGATTATTATCTAAAACATGATTTACAAGCTAGATGATTgctaataacaaaaatgatttcTGGCGTTTTCTTAAGATCGATTATCTACGTCGTTGATGTGAAAATCGTTTATTTGACTTTGGAAGGTATCTTTCCAAGGAATATttggacaaaaaaattttgatgcatGATAAGAATATAAACTATAAAATACATATTTGGTGATAACACAGAGGTTGAAAAAATGGAATTCCAAATCTACatgtttttggaaataaaacactaaaaaagcGTCGCTAGGCAACAAACCATTTCTTACGTAGCTGAACACAAAATGCATAAAACTACTGTTAATACcagaaatatttacaaattcCTCACTCTGAACGTCctttaagttttgattttttttcctttttttttttgaatttcagaaagttgtttatttttgatatGATTCGGCTGATTAATCTCAAAATACCAGGAATTTTGTAATATATGACCCGCAAAATAATTGCtctaaaatttaaattgttttggcTTATTATGTAATTggtttgcatttcatttttctgattaaCCCGAAATTTCAGTCTATAAGAGACACGATTATGCAAAATCAAACGACGTATTTTCTGCATGTCTCCTGTTTCTGAATTGCAGTTTGGCTAAGAAGTGATCTATAACAATTAAGAACTGGTAGACTGCCGTAAGGTTTGAACTGAAACAAAGACTGATGAGGGCATTGGAAAtttaacaatattatttttatatttggaaaaaaaacctgaacTCGATTCACAATTTTCACAATGTCAGAGTGATtcaagaaaacatgaaaatgtttcttctcCTCTATATAAATTAGGTTGTAAATTATTCTGCAGTTTTTAATCAGAAATTATGTACTGAAAAAGTgtggaaaacaataaattatcttaaaattgatttccgcgccgtttctttttcttcaaaaacggACTTACTTCCTAACTGACTTCATATGTAAGCAAaattgttacatttatttgtgAGAACTAATGAAAAATACCTCCTTAAATTTTAAAGAGAGTAATATCAATCTTTTCGGTTGAAGAATTTAGGCCTGATCGCACCGACTAAACTTGACTTTGTGCGCGAACCTCATTTGCATGCGATTACGTTGATATATATTTGGTTTCGTTGTGTGTACAATGACGTGAGACTCTTTAGCCACATGGCGCTGCGTCGTTTAATTTTGTGCATTTTTCGAGTAAAACTCTGAGCTCGATCAACGTCTAAACAAATGAGAAATTTTTCGAGAGAATTTTCATGAATACATGGATTTCATGCCAGTTTGTTCGAAACCAACAATGATTGCTTCAGTAGCAATGGAAATCGTTGAGAAACTAAAGTCCTAAGGTTTAACACCACGGTGGGTGAGCTTAAACATTCTCTATCTtctgaaattgatttattttctcgTTCTTAACATATTTAAAAGAACTGCAAAAAGCATTTTCTATTTGCTTCGATAACGCCGTGCTGACAAACATTCTTCATCTGAGGAACAAGTATTCTAAAGTTTAACGCCACGATGGGTGAACTAAACTTTTTAATCTTCAGaaattagtttatttcatgCTACTTGAATAATCTCAAAAAGTTGCGGATCATTCCCTCTACTTTAATAACACTGTGccaacaaataatttttgatatCAGACCAATTGGTATTACTCGGTAGCAGCTGCAGGTGACAGGGGAATTTGTATCATGTAGGCTGAGTCGATTATCGAATCGCATAAATTATTCACTGTCTCCTGAGACTACACTATCGATGCTTCCAGCTTAATAGTGTTCTACGAGATTTATCAACAAACAGCTCTTCTCAAACTGTTCCTCGGGTAAAATGAAATTAGTTAATCATGTCCAACTGTATAGTAATGGTTTGAAACGGTGAAGACTGGCACAAGCGGACTGAAGCGAGATTTTGGTTTACAAAAGGAAATCTCTGAGCGCTTGAAACCGAGGTAAGGATTTCATGAATAATTGCTTTGTTCGTTTACGATATAAGACGCATCTCAAAACTTCAAGCTACAATATTAATTTAGGGTATTACCTTAGATATAATGTTTTTCGTCGTCGGTTCTCATCACTATCAATAAAAAATCCAACGCCTTTGATTAAAATCTGTTTTCAATCAGCCGGTATTTGATAGAATATTCAACAACATAAGCGAGTTGGCTCTACATAGAACTGAAAATAATGACGGTATCCTCTTAAAAATCTATTAAATGGTTTGGTAGATTTTGCTTCATTTATCTGCAATGTAGGTGCAAACGACTACTGACATGTTTTCTCGCGACCGAGATAACCAAGGGCCACATAGCGATTGCTGAACGCACGCGGCCAAATACTTGCTTGATTTCTTCGTTTAAGTTTCCTCAGTGCTTAGCCAACATAGAAGTAACTATATTCTAACTTCTGAGGCAAGTTAAAAACCGCTTGaattatacatatatatatgtggCCGAACCATTACACGTATTTAAATAGACAGGTTAAAAATagacaaaatatattttgcggATACCTTCTATGCCAAAAACGCTTATTTTTATTAGAGGCAAACCTTGCATTGAGAATATAAGGTACATCTCTATCTGCCTAAGACTTCGTCAAGGTATTTACGCACCGATTAAAAGACTCTTAGGTTTGCTACTAACTTTCagtgttttaatttcaaaatatccATTTTTCTGGAACTTTTTCGTCTCTGTTGGGTATCAGACTTTTTGCACAGAAATGCTAATCTCGCGGAATGAGTATACCTCATTGCGTTGAGCattattttcttcttgatttagataaaaataatttgtcatcAGTTTACAACAGGAACATAATGTGACATTAAAGCGTGTTTTCAGTTATTTAATCGGTTTGTGTTTGCTAGAAAACAGATTTCCTTACAATTGTAATTTGCATATATGAAGAAAAATCTCAATGTTGAAtttattgtgtttgttttatgtCAATCGATTGAATTCCCTTCTTTGATGAAGTGGTTTACATTTTAGAGATAGTTTCACGCAGAATATATATTAAGCTATTAAAGAGTGCGTTAGAAGttaaaaaaggattgaaaatagagaaacaaaGAGGATTTATTTTTAGTATCATTAAAAACTTCCAAACAAATAGATCTCCATGAGCTATTCCAAAGTAAAAGGtacaaaatgatgatgatgacgagcCATAAAATGCACAGAAACGCCACAACGCTGGTGGTATTTCAACGCCGCTATTTAAAAGAGTGAGATATACAACGTAAGGCACCAAGTTCGCAGCCAGAGACAACCGTTTCTTTCGGCCATATTAGGCCTTATCAGCATGGTGTGGCTGGGGATGTGGAGATGCAAATGTAGGACACTTTTGAGATGAGGTTGTGATGAAAAAATGATGGAACGGCTCATCTTGTGTTATATaagtaaattaaaagcaaaaaatgcacAAGTTGTAAAGTTAGCTGATATAATCAAGAACAGAGGTAATTTTGTGCTCAATTCGAAAGAAACAATCTTAGATAGATATGTCATTTTCTATTATTTTCGTTTTGGAATGTATAGTGGATTGTGCGGGCACTGAGCACGGTTGCCAGCCTGATAAAGAgttgtaaacaaatgaaatgagtTTTTGGAACTGAACTGAACTttgatttcatatttcatcTTCACTGTCTTTCAGCGTGAAATCGATGTTACCTTTTCGCCCCACGTTAGTTCTTGTCTTGTCATTAAAATTGCctttagatgtttttttttttggcgttaaatcaatttttttagcaaaagACGCAGCAGACGCTTTCAAGACGTGCACGAAACATTTAGTATGATTGCCAAACAATAACACTGAAGCTCACAGTTATTGTTTGATATCCCGCAAACCCGCATCGTATTCAAAACCTGTAGCCGCGATTTTGTTTTATCTCTTATCAAGATATCCATAGACAGAAATAAAGATAACAttagcaaaataaattttaaatttattactGCAGCACCCAAACGCTCGATTATAACCATACCTTATCTAATACAAAGCAATATTATCAACAAAAGTGTTAAAGAAAGGAAGTTGTTTTCAAAGGGAGACCACAGATACCCCATCCGCGTTGCTGCGGGTTAAAAGCAGGTGGAAATTTCCAGATAAATACAAAAACGTAAATATATCTCCAGGGGATATACTCACCTTGATAATTGGCAACATTTAGAATTAGAAGAAACGACGAAAATACCCCATTCATCGATAGTTTTTAGTCCGAGAAATCATGGATGAGGAAAGCTTTGCTGTTACAGTTACCGTAAATCTTGACTGATTTTCTGGTTCAATCAATTATGTAAGTATTAGAAGTAATTTCAGGATTatatgaagaaaaataagaagaaactTAAAAGTTGTTTCCCTCGTCCCAATACCAcagaatacaaaaagaaaaaatttgggACGCTATCATACGAAGTGGCTCATTAGCTGCCTCCGTAGCCAAGACAAAGGTTAAAAAATGGCTTACACACGAGAAAATACATTTCATCCATCTGAAGAATatttttaagagtttcaaaCTAATGAGAAAAGTTTCAAAGTAATCAAAATAGGTAGTTAACTAATATATAACTTGAACAAACGAAATTTCGAACGCAAACAATTTGCTTGATAGAAAAGGTTGTTCACATCTTTCTACTCATTGCAGTGACATATCTGTGATGGCAACCTCATGTCTTCGAATAGCTGCAGCTCTTCTGATGTGCCTCAGTCTTGTTGCTTACGGGCTTGGTAAAGAGTAAGTCTTAAGGATGAATCTACCTCGTCCTATAATTCtcgtttttgaaaataaaatagttttctATTAGCTTTTATCACAAAGATAAATATGCTTGCAGAGTACCACACCGCCTCAAAATTAGTTTAGCAGCTAAATAGTACACTGTAGGCTTATGAAAAATACCAAACTCAATTATTTAAAAGAATAAGTTTAAGCATATTAGCATAATGAATATTGATTCTCTTAACACGGAAATGTACGCAACAAATAGTTATTTATCATCAGAATGTACAAGAACACTTTCCTAGAGGCTATTTGGGATTATAAAATTTGCTACAGTGCTAACGGAAAATATTATTAAAGTTCTCAGAGGATTTGGTCCTTTATCAGGTTCACTGAGACCAGGTGTAATAAATTGTTACCTTCGTAGGTAAGAATGTtcctgaaaaattattttttattgatttcagAATTACAAGCGAAGTGAGAAGTAGCATGATTGAAGCTTATAACTTGTCGCGCTCGATAAACCGTAGTCTAACCGGTTATGACAAGAAAGTCAGGCCAAATGCAGGGGGACCTCCCGTCATCGTGAAGATAGAATTTAAAGTCATATCCTTTGGAGAAATCAAGGAAGCTAATATGGTATGCCTGTATTATCCTCACTAGGTTCGCATATTTTGACTTAAGGGCCTAAATTACATAACAGCAGATCCAAAGATCGTGCATTTAAGTTAAGTTTATAATATAACGTATTCCTGTAGGTGAAGAAAACTGATCACCATTTTACCGAGTAAACAAGTAAACCTAAGCCGAGGAAGCTAAAAGCGACTAAATCCCCAGGTAACTAACCATGACATCAGCCACTCCTGATTTAAATCAAGGAACAATTTATGCTTTTTCGATACAACAAAAGCATGATTTATGGGAATAAGAAAATCTTGCTCCCAAAAAGTCTTGATTGAAAAGTGAAGTGTACGTTCTTTGTCTTTTAGGAGTACTCGATGGATATTTTTATGCGACAATGGTGGCATGATCCAAGGTTTAAGAATAATTATAGCAAACCGTTCAATATGGCAGCGGATCCCACAAAGCTTTTCTGGACTCCAGATACGTACTTCTGGAATGTAAAAGATGCTAAATATCATTTCGTCACCCGAGAGAATATGAGAGTGAAAATATCGCCCGATGGGGAGATTTATTACAGCACAAGGTAAATTTGcactaataaaaacaaaagaaaaataattccaaCTCGCAGCAACGATGATCTGACGATTCTGCATCTTTTTCTTAGTGAAAGATTCAAAACTACTTCATATCAGTCTTGAAAAAGTTCATTCTATGTCCGCCTCAATTTTAATCGCAAGATCTAAATACACTCTTTCAACTCCCGCTCTATCTGCCAAACCTCttcattaacttttattttagcCCCTAAGTTTGAAGTTTAATCGAATGATGTCCCCATGTCAATACGTTTCTTTTCCCCTCAGTTCTCTTTTACATAAACTTGTACTGATTTTTTAAGGAGAAAGTACTTTTGGGTCGCTCCTTAGAGCAGAAGGATCAACATTGTTATTTGAGACCATTTCTGTTATTGTTCTCCCAGGATAACACTAACAGCTCAATGTGATATGGATTTGCACCTTTACCCAATGGACACTCAGTATTGTCCTCTTATCATAGAAAGCTGTAAGTATTCAACGGCACAGCAACCAAAGACaagattttttgttaaaaaaccaCAAAATCCGAAGTAATTTTGGAACACATGCAACTTCCTGCATGCTAGTGCGGATTCCCGAGCCATTTCTCTCTTTATGACAATTGTTATATGTGGAAATTCGTCCTACAGTTCTTCTGATACGAATCGAAACCGTACAGATCAACTGGACTGTGCCAAGGTccactgtaatttttttcactttttttttatttcgtctCATTCTAGATGCGTATACGACAGCAGACGTTGATTACCGCTGGAAGGGAGGAGATAAACAAAGTGTAGAGATAGTGTCGAAGGAAATGGCTCAGTTTGATCTGACTGATGTTAAAACTTACACCAAGTCGCAGACGAACAGTAAAGGtgagttttaaaaataaagcgGATAAAATCATGAGCAAAATTTAGTGGACGGTATTACTTAGTGGAATGGCCGTAATTCTCATATCTGTACGAACAAAAGCAACGAGCTTCACTCGGTATCAAACCAGTGTAATAATGAggtttctctagaaactttcTTCCTGTACTTTTTCTTCGTTGtacagagttttctttttcgttttattttgaggctaatgtaatttttaaatagtataAATAATACTCGAGGCAACAAGGTGAGACTAACCGTACTTTATCTTTCACAAATTCTTTCTTACAACATCTTTTACATAACTGGACGAAAAATGATACAGATAAGGGGGCTTTTCAAGACATAAATATAGGATCATCCTCAGAACTGGACCGAGGAGTGATCCAATTCGCAAAATTTGAGATAAAACGTTGATTTGCGcttgagaaattgaaaagtagAAATTCAAGTTTAACAACTATTCTTTGGAACGTTTATTTCACCAACGAGTTCCCTGAGGAGAACGACAtgaggagataaaaaaaacgtACTTTGAATAGGAGAGCGAGGCTTAAGTAATTAAGTTTGGCTCTCTTCACTGTGCCAAATAATGCTAGCTAACAGACTAACGACCAAACGAAAAAATGCACCAATTTTAGAGAATTGTAGCGAAGCCCGAGTGCGTATCAAACGACTCTATTTCCTCCAAACATTCTTAGGTTCCTTCGCAAGTCTCAAGGCGGTGTTTTCATTTCGACGGCGCACAGAGAGCTTTGTTTCTGCCATATTTGTCCCAGCAGTAGTCCTGGTTGTTTTGTCGTGGTGTTGCTTCTTCATCTCCCCTTCAGCTGTTCCTGCCAGAGTGGCTCTGAGTATCACCACTATTTTAACCTCCATTCTACTCAAAGGCAACGTTAACAGAGACATGCCTAAGGTCAGCTACATGAAAGCCGTTGATTATTTCTTGCTGACCTCTTTTGGCTTCATCTTCGCCGCCTTAATCGAATTCATCATCGTCCTCAACACCAGTCCAGT from Pocillopora verrucosa isolate sample1 chromosome 1, ASM3666991v2, whole genome shotgun sequence includes:
- the LOC131785955 gene encoding gamma-aminobutyric acid receptor subunit beta-2-like, which codes for MATSCLRIAAALLMCLSLVAYGLGKEITSEVRSSMIEAYNLSRSINRSLTGYDKKVRPNAGGPPVIVKIEFKVISFGEIKEANMEYSMDIFMRQWWHDPRFKNNYSKPFNMAADPTKLFWTPDTYFWNVKDAKYHFVTRENMRVKISPDGEIYYSTRITLTAQCDMDLHLYPMDTQYCPLIIESYAYTTADVDYRWKGGDKQSVEIVSKEMAQFDLTDVKTYTKSQTNSKGSFASLKAVFSFRRRTESFVSAIFVPAVVLVVLSWCCFFISPSAVPARVALSITTILTSILLKGNVNRDMPKVSYMKAVDYFLLTSFGFIFAALIEFIIVLNTSPVFSPPSWFKKDKRGDKKEIAMECEAHSKGSVDLIVQVMDEGVCRIRNNKGNIKLKPQPKQQLPLTPPVATKTKAHWIDRLSRFLFPTLYVTFLVAYTIYYSALREESDSKGHVLD